In one Streptomyces sp. T12 genomic region, the following are encoded:
- a CDS encoding DUF4287 domain-containing protein: MSHVLSEETHRNMLARIPHCTGREVSDWLRTVEEGPALFRFEEKVSWLRHEYDLAYGHAKAIVHEYDLRRAARKFL; the protein is encoded by the coding sequence ATGTCCCACGTCCTCTCCGAGGAGACCCACCGCAACATGCTCGCCCGCATCCCCCACTGCACCGGTCGTGAAGTCTCCGACTGGCTCCGCACCGTAGAAGAAGGACCGGCTCTCTTCCGCTTCGAAGAGAAGGTCAGCTGGCTTCGCCACGAATACGACCTCGCGTACGGCCACGCGAAGGCGATCGTCCACGAGTACGACCTGAGGAGGGCGGCGCGCAAATTCCTCTAG
- a CDS encoding Bax inhibitor-1/YccA family protein has translation MRSSNPVFSRRGFSRDNGYAGFNTAPQAGGAAVGTQGNPYAQPQAGNPYAQNPYAQNPYAQQDLQHGAPPQAPATTGRMTMDDVILRTGTTLGVLIVTAALAWALLPVDDANISRSYGIGIGAALIGMVLAFVQSFKRKASPALILTYAAFEGVFLGVISSIVDNRIASGAAMQAVLGTMAVFAAVLVAYKAGWIRVNRRFVGFVMAAALGFILLMAVNLLFAVFGGGDGLGFRSGPLGILFGVVGILLGACFLALDFKQVEDGLAYGAPREEAWLAAFGLTLTLVWIYMEFLRIIAILNSSD, from the coding sequence ATGAGGAGCAGCAACCCGGTCTTCTCGCGACGGGGGTTCAGCCGCGACAACGGCTACGCGGGCTTCAACACCGCGCCGCAGGCCGGGGGCGCCGCTGTCGGCACGCAGGGCAACCCGTACGCCCAGCCGCAGGCCGGCAACCCGTACGCGCAGAACCCTTACGCCCAGAACCCGTACGCCCAGCAGGACCTGCAGCACGGCGCACCGCCGCAGGCCCCGGCCACCACCGGCCGGATGACGATGGACGACGTCATCCTGCGCACCGGCACCACGCTCGGCGTCCTGATCGTCACGGCCGCGCTCGCCTGGGCGCTGCTGCCCGTCGACGACGCGAACATCAGCCGGTCCTACGGCATCGGCATCGGCGCCGCGCTGATCGGCATGGTCCTGGCGTTCGTCCAGTCCTTCAAGCGCAAGGCCTCGCCCGCGCTGATCCTGACGTACGCCGCGTTCGAGGGCGTGTTCCTCGGCGTGATCTCCAGCATCGTCGACAACCGCATCGCCAGCGGTGCGGCCATGCAGGCGGTGCTCGGCACGATGGCGGTCTTCGCCGCGGTGCTGGTGGCCTACAAGGCCGGCTGGATCCGCGTCAACCGCCGCTTCGTCGGCTTCGTGATGGCGGCCGCGCTCGGCTTCATCCTGCTGATGGCGGTCAACCTGCTGTTCGCCGTCTTCGGCGGCGGTGACGGCCTCGGCTTCCGCAGCGGCCCGCTCGGCATCCTCTTCGGTGTCGTCGGTATCCTGCTCGGCGCCTGCTTCCTCGCCCTGGACTTCAAGCAGGTCGAGGACGGCCTCGCCTACGGCGCGCCGCGCGAGGAGGCCTGGCTGGCGGCCTTCGGCCTCACGCTGACGCTGGTGTGGATCTACATGGAGTTCCTGAGGATCATCGCGATCCTCAACAGCAGCGACTAG
- a CDS encoding 4-hydroxybenzoate 3-monooxygenase, which produces MRTTVGIIGAGPAGLLLARLLHNAGIDSVVLESRDRAYVEHRQRAGILEQGTVDVLRAAGAAERMDREGLRHDGIELRFDKQRHRVDFPALTGGRSVMVYAQTEVCKDLIALQLKEGGPLLFEAEALAVEGADTDSPRVRFRYEGSEDVLECDYVVGCDGFWGVSRKAVPAELTRVFERTYPFGWLGILADVPPSHDELVYARHDRGFALLSMRSPSVSRLYLQVPEGTDAEAWSDDAIWAELERRFETADDWRLERGPVTQKSVTPMRSYVHEPMRHGRLFLAGDAAHIVPPTGAKGLNLAVGDVVTFARALTHERETGSAELLDAYSETCLRRVWQAERFSYDMTTLLHRAPDATPFEDRLQLARLERIAGSRAAEADLAEGYTGFPFG; this is translated from the coding sequence ATGCGCACCACCGTCGGCATCATCGGAGCGGGCCCCGCCGGCCTCCTCCTCGCCCGGCTGCTCCACAACGCAGGCATCGACTCGGTCGTCCTGGAGAGCCGCGACCGCGCCTACGTCGAGCACCGCCAGCGCGCCGGAATCCTGGAGCAGGGCACGGTGGACGTGCTGCGCGCGGCCGGCGCCGCGGAGCGCATGGACCGCGAGGGCCTGCGCCACGACGGCATCGAGCTCCGCTTCGACAAGCAGCGCCACCGCGTCGACTTCCCCGCCCTCACCGGCGGCCGGTCCGTGATGGTCTACGCCCAGACCGAGGTCTGCAAGGACCTCATCGCCCTCCAGCTCAAGGAGGGCGGCCCGCTGCTCTTCGAGGCGGAGGCCCTCGCGGTCGAGGGCGCGGACACCGACAGCCCGCGCGTGCGCTTCCGGTACGAGGGGAGCGAGGACGTCCTCGAATGCGACTACGTCGTCGGCTGCGACGGCTTCTGGGGCGTGTCCCGCAAGGCGGTCCCCGCCGAGCTCACCCGCGTCTTCGAGCGGACGTACCCCTTCGGCTGGCTCGGCATCCTCGCCGACGTACCGCCCTCCCACGACGAACTCGTCTACGCCCGCCACGACCGCGGCTTCGCCCTGCTGTCCATGCGCTCCCCGTCCGTCTCCCGCCTCTACCTCCAGGTACCCGAGGGCACGGACGCCGAGGCGTGGAGCGACGACGCGATCTGGGCCGAGCTGGAGCGCCGCTTCGAGACCGCCGACGACTGGCGCCTGGAGCGCGGACCCGTCACCCAGAAGTCGGTCACGCCCATGCGGTCCTACGTCCACGAGCCCATGCGCCACGGCCGTCTCTTCCTCGCCGGCGACGCGGCGCACATCGTGCCGCCGACGGGCGCGAAGGGCCTGAACCTGGCCGTCGGAGACGTCGTCACCTTCGCGAGGGCGCTGACGCACGAGCGGGAGACCGGTTCGGCGGAGCTCCTCGACGCCTACTCCGAGACCTGCCTGCGCCGCGTCTGGCAGGCCGAGCGGTTCTCGTACGACATGACGACGCTGCTGCACCGCGCCCCCGACGCCACGCCCTTCGAGGACCGGCTCCAGCTGGCGCGGCTGGAGCGGATCGCGGGGTCCAGGGCGGCCGAGGCGGATCTGGCCGAGGGATACACGGGGTTCCCGTTCGGGTGA
- a CDS encoding ABC transporter ATP-binding protein: MTTASIADRATSVAARATDLSKIYGQGETQVVALDRVTAEFRQAEFTAIMGPSGSGKSTLMHCVAGLDTFSSGSVRIGDTELGSLKDKQLTKLRRDKIGFIFQAFNLLPTLTALENITLPMDIAGRKADKQWLDSVIRMVGLADRLSHRPAQLSGGQQQRVAVARALASKPEIIFGDEPTGNLDSRSGAEVLGFLRNSVRELGQTVVMVTHDPVAAAYADRVVFLADGRIVDEMYRPTADTVLDFMKQFDAKGRTS, from the coding sequence GTGACCACCGCATCCATCGCCGACCGGGCCACCAGCGTGGCCGCGCGTGCCACGGATCTGTCGAAGATCTACGGACAGGGCGAGACCCAGGTGGTCGCCCTGGACCGGGTCACCGCCGAGTTCCGGCAGGCCGAGTTCACCGCGATCATGGGCCCGTCGGGCTCCGGCAAGTCCACGCTGATGCACTGCGTGGCCGGGCTGGACACCTTCTCGTCCGGGTCGGTGCGCATCGGCGACACCGAGCTGGGCTCCCTGAAGGACAAGCAGCTGACCAAGCTGCGCCGGGACAAGATCGGATTCATCTTCCAGGCGTTCAACCTGCTGCCGACGTTGACGGCCCTGGAGAACATCACCCTCCCGATGGACATCGCGGGCCGCAAGGCTGACAAGCAGTGGCTGGATTCGGTCATCCGGATGGTGGGCCTGGCCGATCGCCTCAGCCACCGCCCCGCCCAGCTCTCCGGCGGCCAGCAGCAGCGCGTCGCCGTCGCCCGCGCACTCGCCTCCAAGCCCGAGATCATCTTCGGCGACGAGCCGACCGGAAACCTCGACTCGCGCTCCGGCGCCGAGGTGCTCGGCTTCCTGCGCAACTCCGTACGGGAGTTGGGGCAGACGGTGGTGATGGTGACCCACGACCCGGTGGCGGCGGCGTACGCGGACCGCGTGGTGTTCCTCGCGGACGGCCGGATCGTCGACGAGATGTACCGACCGACGGCTGACACGGTCCTGGACTTCATGAAGCAGTTCGACGCGAAGGGCCGCACCAGCTGA
- a CDS encoding ABC transporter permease has translation MFRTALRNVLAHKARLLMTVLAVMLGVAFVSGTLVFADTLSNAFRNQSAKSYDNVAVAITSYANADDAKEEPGLSRKTLDKIAAVDGVDAAYGRVDGFAGVADPDGKLIGVGWSNKGSNFAPGKDGKDAAYTFTDGSGPVKDDQIALDKDSAAKGEYQVGDRVRVATNGPVKEYTLSGVFTTEDGAVNAGGSLVLFDTAVAQKQYLKPGYFESATVTAAPGASDAKILDAVKPLLPDSAEAKTGQALADEQAEQIEQGLGSLKQVLLGFAGIALFVGVFLISNTFTMLVAQRTKEIALMRAVGASRKQITRSVLAEAAVVGLVASVIGFVLGIGLAVGLRSGMAAFGMKIPGGPLIVSVTPVLAALGVGVLITMFAAWLPGRRAAKIPPVAAMSSVHAVATTKSLVVRNSIGAAITALGAGGIVLGASSGGDNGRMYIAAGAFFALVGVIILIPLLSRPVIALVRPLLVGPFGVAGKLAGQNAVRNPRRTGATASALAIGLTLVTGLSVLGVTVGTAIDKMTTDNIKADYMVSMANGGDLDQSALTALRKAKGVSAVSPQQSAYFHLGDEDFVSASAVTPGDIEQVLNVDVVSGTIDSLAKGQIAVAEKTAKSKGWKPGDSLPVTFDDEKKGTLTVGAVFKDSEFLSPVLVDTKVVNPHEVQPYIQQIFVKVDGGESSANEKVLVDALGDNPAITVMDRQDIRNEFGGVINTLLNIMYGLLAMALIIAVLGVVNTLAMSVFERQQEIGMLRAIGLDRRRVKRMVRLEAVVISVFGAVVGIGLGSFLGWAIGETFADQIPGYALVLPWDRIGIFLVLAGLVGVLAALWPARNAAKLNMLNAIKAE, from the coding sequence ATGTTCCGCACCGCCCTGCGCAACGTACTCGCGCACAAGGCCCGGCTCCTGATGACCGTGCTCGCCGTGATGCTCGGCGTCGCGTTCGTCTCCGGCACCCTGGTCTTCGCCGACACCCTCTCCAACGCCTTCCGCAACCAGTCGGCGAAGAGCTACGACAACGTCGCCGTCGCCATCACCTCGTACGCGAACGCGGACGACGCCAAGGAAGAGCCCGGTCTCTCCCGCAAGACCCTCGACAAGATCGCCGCGGTGGACGGCGTCGACGCCGCGTACGGTCGCGTCGACGGCTTCGCCGGGGTCGCCGACCCCGACGGGAAGCTGATCGGCGTCGGCTGGTCCAACAAGGGCTCCAACTTCGCCCCCGGCAAGGACGGCAAGGACGCCGCCTACACGTTCACCGACGGCTCAGGCCCGGTGAAGGACGATCAGATCGCCCTGGACAAGGACTCCGCGGCCAAGGGCGAGTACCAGGTCGGCGACCGGGTCCGGGTCGCGACCAACGGGCCGGTGAAGGAGTACACCCTCAGCGGCGTGTTCACCACCGAGGACGGCGCCGTGAACGCCGGCGGCAGCCTCGTCCTCTTCGACACCGCGGTCGCCCAGAAGCAGTACCTCAAGCCCGGCTACTTCGAGAGCGCCACCGTCACCGCCGCCCCCGGCGCGTCCGACGCGAAGATCCTGGACGCGGTCAAGCCGTTGCTGCCGGACAGCGCCGAGGCCAAGACCGGCCAGGCGCTCGCGGACGAGCAGGCCGAGCAGATCGAGCAGGGTCTGGGCTCGCTCAAGCAGGTCCTGCTCGGCTTCGCGGGCATCGCGCTGTTCGTCGGGGTCTTCCTGATCTCCAACACCTTCACGATGCTGGTCGCCCAGCGCACGAAGGAGATCGCGCTGATGCGGGCCGTCGGCGCCTCGCGCAAGCAGATCACCCGCTCGGTGCTCGCCGAGGCCGCGGTGGTGGGCCTGGTCGCCTCGGTGATCGGCTTCGTCCTCGGCATCGGCCTTGCGGTCGGTCTGCGGTCCGGGATGGCCGCGTTCGGCATGAAGATTCCGGGCGGTCCGCTGATCGTGTCCGTCACGCCGGTGCTCGCCGCGCTCGGCGTGGGTGTGCTGATCACGATGTTCGCCGCCTGGCTGCCCGGGCGCCGGGCCGCGAAGATCCCGCCGGTGGCGGCCATGAGCAGCGTCCACGCGGTGGCGACCACCAAGTCGCTGGTGGTGCGCAACTCCATCGGTGCGGCCATCACCGCCCTCGGCGCGGGCGGGATCGTGCTGGGTGCCTCGTCCGGCGGCGACAACGGCCGGATGTACATCGCGGCGGGCGCGTTCTTCGCCCTGGTCGGTGTGATCATCCTGATCCCGCTGCTGTCCCGGCCCGTGATCGCGCTCGTCCGTCCGCTGCTCGTCGGCCCCTTCGGGGTGGCCGGCAAGCTGGCCGGCCAGAACGCGGTCCGCAATCCGCGCCGTACCGGCGCCACCGCCTCGGCGCTGGCGATCGGGCTGACGCTGGTGACCGGCCTTTCGGTGCTCGGTGTCACGGTCGGCACGGCCATCGACAAGATGACCACGGACAACATCAAGGCCGACTACATGGTCTCGATGGCGAACGGCGGCGACCTCGACCAGTCCGCGCTGACGGCGCTGCGCAAGGCCAAGGGTGTCTCGGCGGTCTCGCCGCAGCAGAGCGCCTACTTCCACCTCGGTGACGAGGACTTCGTGTCCGCTTCGGCAGTCACGCCGGGCGACATCGAGCAGGTCCTGAACGTCGACGTCGTCAGCGGCACCATCGATTCGCTCGCCAAGGGCCAGATCGCGGTCGCCGAGAAGACGGCCAAGAGCAAGGGCTGGAAGCCCGGCGACAGCCTCCCCGTCACCTTCGACGACGAGAAGAAGGGCACGCTGACGGTCGGCGCCGTCTTCAAGGACAGCGAGTTCCTCTCCCCGGTCCTCGTCGACACGAAGGTCGTGAACCCGCACGAGGTGCAGCCGTACATCCAGCAGATCTTCGTGAAGGTGGACGGCGGCGAGTCCTCGGCGAACGAGAAGGTCCTCGTCGACGCGCTGGGCGACAACCCCGCGATCACGGTCATGGACCGGCAGGACATCCGCAACGAGTTCGGCGGCGTCATCAACACCCTGCTGAACATCATGTACGGCCTGCTGGCGATGGCCCTGATCATCGCGGTGCTGGGCGTCGTCAACACCCTCGCGATGTCGGTCTTCGAACGGCAGCAGGAGATCGGCATGCTGCGCGCGATCGGTCTCGACCGGCGCCGGGTGAAGCGGATGGTCCGGCTGGAGGCCGTGGTCATCTCGGTGTTCGGCGCGGTGGTCGGCATCGGTCTCGGCTCGTTCCTCGGCTGGGCGATCGGCGAGACCTTCGCGGACCAGATCCCGGGCTACGCGCTGGTCCTGCCCTGGGACCGGATCGGGATCTTCCTGGTGCTGGCCGGTCTGGTGGGCGTCCTGGCCGCGCTGTGGCCGGCCCGCAACGCCGCGAAGCTGAACATGCTGAACGCGATCAAGGCCGAGTGA
- a CDS encoding class I SAM-dependent methyltransferase, which translates to MADAAVRLKSLLEQLLGVPLPVRIRAWDGSQAGPPGAPTLVVRNRRAVRRLLWKPGELGLARAWVAGDLDIEGDLYTALDLLAGLVWERGEDTRSLAQALRDPEVRAAVRGLVRLGGLPLPPAPPPEEVRRVRGHLHTKRTDRRAISHHYDVGNDFYEIVLGPSMVYSCAYWSAPPPDSTLEAAQHDKLDLICRKLALGPGRRLLDVGCGWGSLAVHAAREYGVRVVGVTLSQEQAAYARKRVADEGLTDKVEIRVQDYRDVEDGPYDAISSIGMAEHVGAERYLEYADVLYRLLKPGGRLLNHQIGRRPQRDESTYQVDEFIDSYVFPDGELQPIGVTVAQLERAGFEVRDVESIREHYALTLRRWVANLEADWARAVKLTSPGRARVWQLYMAACALAFERNRIGVNQVLAVKTPERGASGMPLRARKWSEPERR; encoded by the coding sequence ATGGCAGACGCCGCTGTGCGGCTGAAGAGCCTTCTCGAACAGTTGCTGGGAGTCCCGCTCCCGGTGCGCATCCGCGCCTGGGACGGTTCGCAGGCGGGTCCGCCTGGCGCGCCGACCCTCGTCGTACGCAACCGCCGTGCCGTACGGCGGCTGTTGTGGAAGCCCGGCGAGTTGGGGCTCGCCCGGGCCTGGGTCGCCGGGGACCTGGACATCGAGGGGGATCTGTACACCGCCCTCGACCTGCTCGCCGGCCTGGTGTGGGAGCGGGGAGAGGACACCCGGAGCCTGGCTCAGGCGCTGCGGGATCCCGAAGTGCGCGCCGCCGTACGGGGACTCGTCCGGCTCGGCGGCCTTCCGCTGCCGCCCGCGCCGCCGCCGGAGGAGGTGCGTCGGGTCCGCGGCCATCTGCACACCAAGCGCACCGACAGACGCGCCATCAGCCACCACTACGACGTCGGCAACGACTTCTACGAGATCGTCCTCGGGCCGTCCATGGTGTACTCCTGCGCCTACTGGTCGGCCCCGCCCCCGGACAGCACCCTCGAAGCCGCCCAGCACGACAAGCTCGACCTCATCTGCCGCAAGCTCGCCCTCGGGCCCGGCCGGCGGCTGCTCGACGTCGGCTGCGGCTGGGGCTCCTTGGCCGTGCACGCCGCCCGTGAGTACGGCGTGCGCGTCGTCGGCGTCACCCTCTCCCAGGAGCAGGCGGCGTACGCCCGCAAGCGCGTCGCCGACGAGGGGCTCACCGACAAGGTCGAGATCCGCGTACAGGACTACCGGGACGTCGAAGACGGGCCGTACGACGCCATCTCCTCCATCGGCATGGCCGAGCACGTCGGCGCCGAGCGCTATCTGGAGTACGCCGATGTGCTGTACCGGCTCCTGAAGCCCGGTGGGCGGCTGCTCAACCACCAGATCGGGCGGCGGCCGCAGCGCGACGAATCCACCTACCAGGTCGACGAGTTCATCGACTCCTACGTCTTCCCCGACGGCGAGCTCCAGCCCATCGGCGTCACCGTCGCCCAGCTGGAGCGGGCCGGCTTCGAGGTGCGCGACGTGGAGTCGATCCGGGAGCACTACGCCCTGACCCTGCGCCGCTGGGTCGCCAACCTGGAGGCCGACTGGGCTCGGGCCGTCAAGCTCACCAGCCCGGGACGCGCCCGCGTCTGGCAGCTGTACATGGCCGCCTGCGCACTCGCCTTCGAGCGCAACCGCATCGGGGTCAACCAGGTGCTGGCGGTGAAGACACCGGAACGGGGCGCTTCCGGGATGCCGCTGCGGGCCCGCAAGTGGAGTGAGCCCGAGCGCCGTTGA
- a CDS encoding NAD(P)/FAD-dependent oxidoreductase — protein MSTTERPRILVVGGGYVGLYAARRILKKMRYGEATVTVVDPRSYMTYQPFLPETAAGSISPRHVVVPLRRVLPKAEVLTGRVTTIDQDRKVATIAPLVGEAYELPFDYLVIAMGAVSRTFPIPGLAEQGIGMKGIEEAIGLRNHVLEQLDKADSTTDEEIRRKALTFVFIGGGFAGAETIGEVEDMARDAAKYYTSVSREDMRFVLVDAADKILPEVGPKLGQYGKEHLEARGVEVYLSTSMDSCVDGHVVLKNGLEVDSNTIVWTAGVKPNPALARFGLPLGPRGHVDCETTLQVKGTDYIWAAGDNAQVPDLVGRKAGNDNAWCPPNAQHALRQARVLGDNVISGMRGFPQKDYSHANKGAVAGLGLHKGVAMIVMGKMKIKLKGRLAWYMHRGYHGMAMPTWNRKVRVFADWTLAMFLKREVVSLGAMEHPREEFYEAAKPAPVAAASKAGKGEKAKAS, from the coding sequence ATGAGCACCACGGAGCGTCCCAGGATCCTCGTAGTAGGCGGTGGGTACGTAGGCCTGTACGCAGCTCGGCGCATCCTCAAGAAGATGCGCTACGGCGAGGCGACCGTCACGGTCGTCGACCCCCGGTCGTACATGACCTACCAGCCCTTCCTCCCCGAAACCGCCGCCGGCAGCATCTCCCCGCGCCACGTCGTTGTCCCGCTGCGACGCGTGCTGCCCAAGGCGGAGGTTCTCACCGGCCGGGTCACCACCATCGACCAGGACCGCAAGGTCGCCACGATCGCCCCGCTGGTGGGCGAGGCGTACGAGCTGCCTTTCGACTACCTGGTCATCGCGATGGGCGCGGTCTCCCGCACCTTCCCGATCCCCGGCCTCGCCGAGCAGGGCATCGGTATGAAGGGCATCGAGGAGGCCATCGGCCTGCGCAACCACGTCCTCGAGCAGCTCGACAAGGCCGACTCCACGACCGACGAGGAGATCCGCCGCAAGGCGCTCACCTTCGTCTTCATCGGCGGTGGCTTCGCGGGTGCGGAGACCATCGGCGAGGTCGAGGACATGGCCCGCGACGCGGCCAAGTACTACACCAGCGTCTCCCGCGAGGACATGCGGTTCGTCCTCGTCGACGCCGCCGACAAGATCCTCCCCGAGGTCGGCCCCAAGCTCGGCCAGTACGGCAAGGAGCACCTGGAGGCCCGCGGGGTCGAGGTCTACCTCTCCACCTCCATGGACTCCTGCGTCGACGGCCACGTCGTGCTGAAGAACGGGCTCGAGGTCGACTCCAACACGATCGTGTGGACGGCCGGCGTCAAGCCGAACCCGGCCCTCGCCCGCTTCGGTCTGCCGCTCGGCCCCCGCGGTCACGTCGACTGCGAGACGACGCTCCAGGTCAAGGGCACGGACTACATCTGGGCCGCGGGCGACAACGCCCAGGTCCCGGACCTCGTCGGCCGCAAGGCGGGCAACGACAACGCCTGGTGCCCGCCGAACGCCCAGCACGCGCTGCGTCAGGCGCGCGTCCTCGGCGACAACGTGATCTCCGGTATGCGGGGCTTCCCGCAGAAGGACTACTCGCACGCCAACAAGGGCGCGGTGGCGGGCCTCGGCCTCCACAAGGGCGTGGCGATGATCGTCATGGGCAAGATGAAGATCAAGCTCAAGGGCCGTCTCGCCTGGTACATGCACCGTGGCTACCACGGCATGGCCATGCCGACCTGGAACCGCAAGGTCCGCGTCTTCGCCGACTGGACCCTCGCCATGTTCCTCAAGCGCGAGGTCGTCTCCCTCGGCGCGATGGAGCACCCGCGCGAGGAGTTCTACGAGGCCGCCAAGCCGGCCCCGGTCGCTGCCGCGAGCAAGGCCGGCAAGGGCGAGAAGGCCAAGGCCTCCTGA
- a CDS encoding Ppx/GppA phosphatase family protein codes for MTRVAAIDCGTNSIRLLVADVDPATGELVDLDRRMTIVRLGQGVDRTGRLAPEALERTFAACREYAAIIKEHGAERLRFVATSASRDAENRDEFVRGVMDILGVEPEVISGDQEAEFSFTGATKELAEHDHLPKPYLVVDIGGGSTEFVVGEEHVRAARSVDVGCVRMTERHLVRDGVVCDPPSAEQIAAMRADIEAALDLAEETVPLREARTLVGLAGSVTTVSAIAQELPEYDSARIHHSRITHDRVREITDWLLRSTHAERAAVPSMHPGRVDVIAAGALVLLAIMERIGAQEVVVSEHDILDGIAFKVAEAAEEQGHGG; via the coding sequence ATGACCCGCGTCGCCGCCATCGACTGCGGTACCAACTCCATCCGGCTTCTCGTCGCCGATGTGGACCCCGCCACCGGTGAACTCGTCGACCTGGACCGCCGTATGACCATCGTGCGGCTCGGACAGGGCGTCGACCGGACCGGCCGGCTCGCCCCCGAGGCGTTGGAGCGCACCTTCGCCGCCTGCCGTGAGTACGCGGCGATCATCAAGGAGCACGGCGCCGAGCGGCTGCGCTTCGTCGCCACGTCCGCCTCCCGGGACGCCGAGAACCGGGACGAGTTCGTGCGCGGGGTCATGGACATCCTGGGGGTCGAGCCCGAGGTCATCTCCGGGGACCAGGAGGCCGAGTTCTCCTTCACGGGCGCGACGAAGGAGCTGGCGGAGCACGATCACCTCCCCAAGCCCTATCTGGTGGTGGACATCGGCGGCGGGTCGACCGAGTTCGTCGTCGGCGAGGAGCACGTGCGCGCGGCACGCTCCGTGGACGTCGGCTGTGTGCGGATGACCGAGCGTCACCTGGTCCGCGACGGCGTCGTCTGCGACCCGCCGTCCGCGGAGCAGATCGCGGCGATGCGGGCCGACATCGAGGCGGCCCTCGACCTCGCCGAGGAGACAGTGCCATTGCGCGAGGCGCGCACGCTGGTGGGGCTGGCCGGTTCGGTCACCACGGTGTCGGCGATCGCCCAGGAGCTGCCCGAGTACGACTCGGCCCGCATCCACCACTCCCGGATCACCCACGATCGGGTCCGGGAGATCACCGACTGGCTGCTGCGCTCCACCCACGCCGAGCGCGCGGCCGTACCGTCCATGCATCCGGGGCGGGTTGACGTCATCGCGGCGGGCGCTCTGGTGCTGCTCGCGATCATGGAACGGATCGGTGCGCAGGAGGTCGTCGTCAGCGAGCACGACATCCTCGACGGCATCGCCTTCAAGGTGGCGGAAGCCGCGGAAGAGCAAGGACACGGCGGCTGA
- a CDS encoding DUF501 domain-containing protein, with product METPPPPTPRTEPTDADVEAFKQQLGRPPRGLRAIAHRCPCGQPDVVETAPRLPDGTPFPTLYYLTCPKASSAIGTLEANGVMKEMTARLESDPELAAAYRAAHEDYIRRRDEIEELKGFPSAGGMPDRVKCLHVLVAHSLAAGPGVNPLGDEAIAMLPEWWAKGPCVVSAE from the coding sequence ATGGAAACGCCCCCGCCGCCCACCCCGCGCACCGAGCCCACCGACGCGGATGTCGAGGCCTTCAAGCAGCAGCTCGGACGTCCGCCGCGCGGGCTGCGCGCGATCGCGCACCGGTGCCCCTGCGGGCAGCCGGACGTGGTCGAGACGGCTCCCCGGCTGCCCGACGGCACGCCCTTCCCGACGCTGTACTACCTGACGTGCCCCAAGGCGTCGTCGGCGATCGGCACGCTGGAGGCGAACGGCGTGATGAAGGAGATGACGGCGCGGCTGGAGAGCGACCCGGAGCTGGCCGCCGCCTACCGTGCCGCGCACGAGGACTACATCCGGCGCCGCGACGAGATCGAGGAGCTGAAGGGCTTCCCGAGCGCGGGCGGTATGCCGGATCGGGTGAAGTGCCTGCATGTGCTGGTCGCGCACTCGTTGGCGGCCGGGCCCGGTGTCAATCCGCTGGGGGACGAGGCGATCGCGATGTTGCCCGAGTGGTGGGCGAAGGGGCCGTGCGTGGTCTCCGCCGAGTGA
- a CDS encoding septum formation initiator family protein, translating to MAVKDRDRFSTATRIRLLGEQTAARVYRSQTKRQARRSRLTGRAALLALVVCSLVVALAYPIRQYVSQRADIADMQREKEEAAERVERLRDIKARWQDDAYAEQQIRLRLHYVMPGETGYIVIDPDAAKQSRTELGAADRPWYTNIWDGVDKADASDQ from the coding sequence ATGGCCGTGAAGGACCGGGACCGGTTCTCCACCGCGACCAGGATCCGGTTGCTCGGAGAGCAGACGGCGGCCCGCGTCTACCGCTCCCAGACCAAGCGGCAGGCCCGGCGCTCCAGGCTCACCGGACGCGCCGCGCTGCTCGCGCTGGTCGTCTGCTCCCTGGTCGTGGCGCTCGCCTACCCCATAAGGCAGTACGTCTCCCAGCGTGCCGACATCGCCGACATGCAGCGGGAGAAGGAAGAGGCCGCCGAGCGGGTCGAGCGGCTGCGCGACATCAAGGCGCGCTGGCAGGACGACGCGTACGCGGAGCAGCAGATCCGGCTGCGGCTGCACTATGTGATGCCCGGGGAGACCGGTTACATCGTGATCGACCCGGACGCGGCCAAGCAGTCTCGGACCGAACTGGGCGCGGCCGACCGGCCCTGGTACACGAACATCTGGGACGGGGTCGACAAGGCCGACGCCTCCGACCAGTGA